One region of Limnospira fusiformis SAG 85.79 genomic DNA includes:
- a CDS encoding Uma2 family endonuclease, with product MTIAPSSELGITTLPDHTQLPDSDGTFVKNFQEHPQSILLTDSILSTLDSLHPDQQYAIGQDSGIYWRLTEPLERGAECPDWFYVPNVPPTLDGRVRRSYVLWQEYIPPLIAIEFVSGDGSEERDRTPLYQTGERQKPGKFWVYEQIIRPPFYAIYEVRKASVEVYHLMENHYELVAANERGHYPIHPMGVELGIWLGQYGNLELPWLRWWDSQGNLLLTGDERARIERQRAENERQRAEQAEQRFEQAEVELQQERQRAQAERQRAERLAELLRAQGIDPEEL from the coding sequence ATGACCATCGCCCCATCATCAGAACTGGGAATTACCACCCTTCCCGATCATACTCAACTCCCCGACTCCGACGGTACTTTCGTGAAAAACTTTCAGGAGCATCCCCAAAGTATCTTATTGACTGATTCGATTCTATCAACACTAGATAGTCTACACCCAGACCAGCAATATGCCATAGGTCAAGATTCTGGTATCTATTGGCGATTAACAGAACCCCTAGAACGGGGGGCGGAATGTCCAGACTGGTTTTATGTTCCCAACGTTCCCCCAACTCTTGATGGTAGGGTGAGACGTTCCTATGTATTATGGCAGGAATATATCCCCCCTTTAATTGCCATAGAATTTGTGTCGGGAGATGGTTCAGAAGAACGCGATCGCACTCCCTTATATCAAACTGGAGAACGTCAAAAACCCGGTAAATTTTGGGTATATGAACAAATCATCCGCCCCCCTTTCTATGCTATCTATGAGGTACGGAAAGCCAGTGTAGAAGTCTATCACCTAATGGAAAATCACTATGAGTTAGTGGCCGCGAATGAAAGAGGTCACTATCCCATTCACCCCATGGGTGTAGAATTAGGCATTTGGCTCGGACAGTATGGCAACCTAGAATTGCCTTGGCTGCGCTGGTGGGATAGCCAGGGTAATTTGCTATTAACTGGGGATGAACGAGCTAGAATTGAACGCCAGCGGGCGGAAAATGAACGTCAACGGGCGGAACAAGCCGAACAGCGTTTTGAACAAGCCGAAGTGGAGTTACAGCAGGAACGCCAACGAGCCCAAGCTGAACGCCAACGGGCGGAAAGACTAGCTGAGTTATTACGCGCCCAAGGAATTGACCCCGAAGAACTTTAA
- a CDS encoding Uma2 family endonuclease, with translation MTIAPSSELGITTLPDHTQLPDSDGTFVKNFQEHPQSILLTDSILSTLDSLHPDQQYAIGQDSGIYWRLTEPLERGAECPDWFYVPNVPPTLDGRVRRSYVLWQEYIPPLIAIEFVSGDGSEERDRTPLYQISGERQKPGKFWVYEQIIRPPFYAIYEVRKASVEVYHLMENHYELVAANERGHYPIHPMGVELGIWLGQYGNLELPWLRWWDSQGNLLLTGDERARIERQRAENERQRAENEHQRAENEHQRAENEHQRAENEHQRAENEHQRAEQAQLELQQERQRAEAERQRAERLAELLRAQGIDPEEL, from the coding sequence ATGACCATCGCCCCATCATCAGAACTGGGAATTACCACCCTTCCCGATCATACTCAACTCCCCGACTCCGACGGTACTTTCGTGAAAAACTTTCAGGAGCATCCCCAAAGTATCTTATTGACTGATTCCATTCTATCAACACTAGATAGTCTACACCCAGACCAGCAATATGCCATAGGTCAAGATTCTGGTATCTATTGGCGATTAACAGAACCCCTAGAACGGGGGGCGGAATGTCCAGACTGGTTTTATGTTCCCAACGTTCCCCCAACTCTTGATGGTAGGGTGAGACGTTCCTATGTATTATGGCAGGAATATATCCCCCCTTTAATTGCCATAGAATTTGTGTCGGGAGACGGTTCAGAAGAACGCGATCGCACTCCCTTATATCAAATTTCTGGAGAACGTCAAAAACCGGGTAAATTTTGGGTATATGAACAAATCATCCGCCCCCCTTTCTATGCTATCTATGAGGTACGGAAAGCCAGTGTAGAAGTCTATCACCTAATGGAAAATCACTATGAGTTAGTGGCGGCGAATGAAAGAGGTCACTATCCCATTCACCCCATGGGTGTAGAATTAGGCATTTGGCTCGGACAGTATGGCAACCTAGAATTGCCTTGGTTGCGTTGGTGGGATAGCCAGGGTAATTTGTTATTAACCGGGGATGAACGAGCTAGAATTGAACGCCAGCGGGCAGAAAATGAACGCCAGCGGGCAGAAAATGAACATCAACGGGCAGAAAATGAACATCAACGGGCAGAAAATGAACATCAGCGGGCAGAAAATGAACATCAGCGGGCAGAAAATGAACATCAACGGGCGGAACAAGCTCAACTAGAGTTACAGCAGGAACGCCAACGGGCCGAAGCTGAACGCCAACGGGCGGAAAGACTAGCTGAGTTATTACGCGCCCAAGGAATTGACCCCGAAGAACTTTAA
- a CDS encoding type II toxin-antitoxin system VapC family toxin, which translates to MRQNTEAFLTTDYIVDETLTLLRARKETARSLAMGKAFFSGQLGTLYFLSEADIQLTSQIFRQFSDKEWSFTDCSSKVIIEKLQISKALSLDNHFRQFGSIIVIP; encoded by the coding sequence ATGCGTCAAAATACCGAGGCTTTTCTGACAACCGACTATATTGTTGATGAAACACTGACACTATTAAGAGCCAGAAAAGAAACGGCGCGATCGCTTGCTATGGGAAAAGCATTTTTTTCGGGTCAGCTTGGTACACTCTACTTTCTCAGCGAAGCAGACATTCAGTTAACATCGCAAATTTTCAGGCAATTTTCAGATAAAGAGTGGAGTTTTACCGATTGTAGCAGCAAAGTCATTATCGAAAAATTACAAATCAGCAAGGCTCTCAGTTTAGACAATCATTTTAGGCAATTTGGCTCAATTATTGTCATTCCCTAA
- a CDS encoding antitoxin family protein, which yields MTFTLQAIYEQGMLRLMQPVDLPEGTSVQVIITANDSTQENKNTTDILAQIAALPLEGDRDNFSGFDHDRILYPHQK from the coding sequence ATGACATTTACACTACAAGCAATTTATGAACAAGGAATGCTGCGACTCATGCAGCCCGTCGATCTACCTGAAGGAACATCAGTTCAAGTGATCATTACTGCTAATGACTCGACTCAGGAGAACAAAAATACCACCGATATTTTAGCTCAAATTGCCGCATTACCCTTAGAAGGCGATCGCGACAATTTTTCTGGATTCGACCACGATCGCATTCTCTATCCCCATCAGAAATAA
- a CDS encoding Uma2 family endonuclease, with translation MTIAPSSELGITTLPDHTQLPDSDGTFVKNFQEHPQSILLTDSILSTLDSLHPDQQYAIGQDSGIYWRLTEPLERGAECPDWFYVPNVPPTLDGRVRRSYVLWQEYIPPLIAIEFVSGDGSEERDRTPLYQTGERQKPGKFWVYEQIIRPPFYAIYEVRKASVEVYHLMENHYELVAANERGHYPIHPMGVELGIWLGQYGNLELPWLRWWDSQGNLLLTGDERARIERQRAENERQRAENERQRAENEHQRAEQAELELQQERQRAEAERQRAERLAEFLRAQGIDPEEL, from the coding sequence ATGACCATCGCCCCATCATCAGAACTGGGAATTACCACCCTTCCCGATCATACTCAACTCCCCGACTCCGACGGTACTTTCGTGAAAAACTTTCAGGAGCATCCCCAAAGTATCTTATTGACTGATTCGATTCTATCAACACTAGATAGTCTACACCCAGACCAGCAATATGCCATAGGTCAAGATTCTGGTATCTATTGGCGATTAACAGAACCCCTAGAACGGGGGGCGGAATGTCCAGACTGGTTTTATGTTCCCAACGTTCCCCCAACTCTTGATGGTAGGGTGAGACGTTCCTATGTATTATGGCAGGAATATATCCCCCCTTTAATTGCCATAGAATTTGTGTCGGGAGATGGTTCAGAAGAACGCGATCGCACTCCCTTATATCAAACTGGAGAACGTCAAAAACCGGGTAAATTTTGGGTATATGAACAAATCATCCGCCCCCCTTTCTATGCTATCTATGAGGTACGGAAAGCCAGTGTAGAAGTCTATCACCTAATGGAAAATCACTATGAGTTAGTCGCCGCGAATGAAAGAGGTCACTATCCCATTCACCCCATGGGTGTAGAATTAGGCATTTGGCTCGGACAGTATGGCAACCTAGAATTGCCTTGGCTGCGCTGGTGGGATAGCCAGGGTAATTTGCTATTAACTGGGGATGAACGAGCTAGAATTGAACGCCAGCGGGCAGAAAATGAACGTCAACGGGCGGAAAATGAACGTCAGCGGGCAGAAAATGAACATCAACGGGCGGAACAAGCTGAACTAGAGTTACAGCAGGAACGCCAACGGGCCGAAGCTGAACGCCAACGGGCTGAACGACTAGCGGAGTTTTTGCGCGCCCAGGGAATTGACCCCGAAGAACTTTAA
- a CDS encoding Uma2 family endonuclease, translated as MTIAPSSELGITTLPDHTQLPDSDGTFVKNFQEHPQSILLTDSILSTLDSLHPDQKYAIGQDSGIYWRLTEPLERGAESPDWFYVPNVPPTLDGRVRRSYVLWQEYIPPLIAIEFVSGDGSEERDRTPLYQISGERQKPGKFWVYEQIIRPPFYAIYEVRKASVEVYHLMENHYELVAANERGHYPIHPMGVELGIWLGQYGNLELPWLRWWDSQGNLLLTGDERARIERQRAEQAEQRFEQAEVELQQERQRAEAERQRAERLAELLRAQGIDPEEL; from the coding sequence ATGACCATCGCCCCATCATCAGAACTGGGAATTACCACCCTTCCCGATCATACTCAACTCCCGGACTCCGACGGTACTTTCGTGAAAAACTTTCAGGAGCATCCCCAAAGTATCTTATTGACTGATTCGATTCTATCAACACTAGATAGTCTACACCCAGACCAGAAATATGCTATAGGTCAAGATTCTGGTATCTATTGGCGATTAACAGAACCCCTAGAACGGGGGGCGGAATCTCCAGACTGGTTTTATGTTCCCAACGTTCCCCCAACTCTTGATGGTAGGGTGAGACGTTCCTATGTATTATGGCAGGAATATATCCCCCCTTTAATTGCCATAGAATTTGTGTCGGGAGATGGTTCAGAAGAACGCGATCGCACTCCCTTATATCAAATTTCTGGAGAACGTCAAAAACCCGGTAAATTTTGGGTATATGAACAAATCATCCGCCCCCCTTTCTATGCTATCTATGAGGTACGGAAAGCCAGTGTAGAAGTCTATCACCTAATGGAAAATCACTATGAGTTAGTGGCCGCGAATGAAAGAGGTCACTATCCCATTCACCCCATGGGTGTAGAATTAGGCATTTGGCTCGGACAGTATGGCAACCTAGAATTGCCTTGGCTGCGCTGGTGGGATAGCCAGGGTAATTTGTTATTAACCGGGGATGAACGAGCTAGAATTGAACGCCAGCGGGCGGAACAAGCTGAACAGCGTTTTGAACAAGCCGAAGTGGAGTTACAGCAGGAACGCCAACGAGCCGAAGCTGAACGCCAACGGGCGGAAAGACTAGCTGAGTTATTACGCGCCCAGGGAATTGACCCCGAAGAACTTTAA
- a CDS encoding hydrogenase maturation protease, translated as MENVKSFLIIGYGNQLRGDDGIGQEVARLVQEWEKPNVRSRSVHQLTPEIAEELTHFDYAIFVDASITGEVLEVSSLTPDDSETVVNLGHSINPRSLLSLAKTLYEYTPQAWLVAVPGDNFDLGDCLSPTGEEGVNHALTQIQMLIDTYSNTRPNEDSN; from the coding sequence ATGGAAAATGTCAAGTCTTTTTTAATTATTGGCTATGGTAATCAGTTAAGGGGTGATGATGGTATTGGACAGGAGGTAGCGAGACTGGTGCAAGAGTGGGAAAAACCTAATGTGCGATCGCGTTCAGTTCACCAATTAACCCCGGAAATAGCCGAAGAATTAACCCATTTTGACTATGCCATTTTCGTCGATGCTAGTATTACTGGGGAAGTCCTGGAAGTTTCATCCCTGACACCTGATGACTCAGAAACAGTGGTTAACTTGGGTCATTCTATCAATCCGCGATCGCTTCTTTCCTTAGCCAAAACTCTCTATGAATACACACCCCAAGCCTGGCTAGTAGCAGTCCCCGGCGATAACTTTGATTTAGGCGATTGTCTTTCTCCCACCGGAGAAGAGGGAGTTAATCATGCTTTAACCCAAATTCAAATGCTAATCGACACTTATAGCAATACCCGACCAAATGAGGACAGTAATTAA
- a CDS encoding SpoIIE family protein phosphatase yields the protein MGQDNFFDICDRSLNKKGEELCGDQVKFTKTETKSTIVLSDGLGSGVKANILATLTTEILITMLNADVPLEEVIKTVIGTLPICQVRHIAYATFTIIQIDHQTNQFKVINFDNPPVFYFNKGRVIKLDTKTEKILGKKILSSEGQLERGDFLGAISDGVLYAGLGDTMNFGWGWDNIAKYMEKVFMTQATNSRSIIEQVMAETRSLYRDKIGDDATFVGIYVRKRNPVMIFTGPPLDITKDELYAERLLSFKGRKVICGGTTGNLVANYMGETIEMDISTMRKDLPPIGKLSEIDLVTEGILTISKATAVLRQCNCDITRLPSDQNGAVLLAREILEADSIFLLVGQQINEFYQNPLLPKNISIRRSLIEDLVNLLKQKQKEVTVEYC from the coding sequence ATGGGTCAAGATAACTTTTTTGATATTTGCGATCGCAGTCTTAATAAAAAAGGCGAGGAACTCTGTGGAGACCAGGTTAAGTTTACCAAAACTGAAACTAAAAGCACCATCGTCCTCTCTGATGGTTTGGGAAGTGGGGTAAAAGCTAATATCCTAGCTACCCTGACCACAGAAATTTTAATCACTATGTTAAATGCTGATGTTCCCCTAGAGGAAGTTATCAAAACTGTGATTGGAACTCTGCCAATTTGTCAAGTTCGCCATATTGCATACGCCACATTTACCATTATTCAAATTGACCACCAAACCAATCAGTTTAAGGTGATTAATTTTGATAACCCCCCCGTCTTTTATTTTAACAAAGGACGGGTAATTAAACTAGACACTAAGACCGAAAAAATCCTCGGCAAAAAAATACTTTCCTCGGAAGGACAGCTAGAAAGGGGAGACTTTCTGGGTGCTATTAGTGATGGTGTTCTTTATGCTGGTTTAGGGGATACCATGAATTTTGGTTGGGGGTGGGATAATATCGCTAAATACATGGAAAAAGTGTTTATGACTCAGGCGACTAACTCCCGTAGCATTATTGAACAGGTGATGGCGGAAACGCGATCGCTTTATCGAGATAAAATCGGAGACGATGCTACTTTTGTTGGTATTTATGTCCGCAAACGTAACCCGGTTATGATTTTTACCGGACCTCCTTTAGATATTACCAAGGATGAGTTATATGCTGAACGTTTGTTAAGTTTTAAAGGTCGTAAAGTTATCTGTGGGGGTACTACCGGAAACCTCGTGGCTAATTATATGGGAGAAACTATCGAAATGGATATTTCCACCATGCGAAAAGATTTACCCCCTATCGGTAAATTAAGCGAAATTGATTTGGTCACTGAGGGAATTTTGACTATTTCTAAAGCTACAGCAGTTCTCCGCCAGTGTAATTGTGATATCACCAGACTTCCTTCTGACCAAAATGGTGCGGTACTTCTGGCGCGAGAAATTTTAGAGGCTGATTCTATTTTCCTTTTGGTTGGTCAACAGATTAATGAGTTTTACCAAAATCCTCTTCTTCCTAAAAATATCTCGATTCGACGCAGTTTAATTGAAGATTTGGTAAACTTACTCAAACAAAAACAGAAAGAAGTTACCGTAGAATATTGTTAA
- a CDS encoding PAS domain-containing protein, with amino-acid sequence MLENNDNPHLWQLLWEYDPNGLIAVDVSMNIKVVNPAFCNFFKVEAAEIIGTPAFNLLGNVDRFKKVWEKNQMMQGIEVEYENHHLYLKEVIFPIKDENIIACIMTDITSEMQRKKEIHDIREQTVKKVNEVVDNQMKVAQEIAGLLGETTAETKVSLLKIIQMINQ; translated from the coding sequence ATGCTAGAAAATAATGACAATCCCCATTTATGGCAACTGCTTTGGGAATATGACCCGAACGGTTTAATTGCCGTGGATGTCTCCATGAATATTAAAGTTGTGAATCCGGCATTTTGTAACTTTTTTAAAGTCGAGGCTGCCGAGATTATTGGGACTCCGGCTTTTAATTTGTTGGGGAATGTAGACCGATTTAAAAAAGTTTGGGAAAAAAACCAAATGATGCAGGGTATAGAGGTGGAATATGAAAATCATCATCTGTATTTAAAAGAGGTGATTTTCCCGATTAAAGATGAAAATATCATCGCCTGCATTATGACTGATATTACCTCGGAAATGCAGCGAAAAAAGGAAATCCATGATATCCGGGAACAAACAGTTAAAAAAGTGAACGAAGTGGTTGACAATCAAATGAAGGTTGCCCAAGAAATCGCTGGACTACTCGGAGAAACTACCGCCGAAACTAAGGTTAGTCTTCTCAAAATTATCCAAATGATTAACCAATAG
- a CDS encoding (2Fe-2S) ferredoxin domain-containing protein, giving the protein MAKQNLYLCMGSACHQMGVYEVLPKLQELIAEYQLENRIELKGSFCLETCSSGIVMKYQDQHFINISPKNIEDKFVGEILPIIQNSNLPLNS; this is encoded by the coding sequence ATGGCAAAACAAAACTTATACCTATGTATGGGGTCTGCTTGTCACCAAATGGGCGTTTATGAAGTGTTACCAAAACTTCAGGAATTAATCGCAGAATATCAACTAGAAAACCGCATTGAACTTAAAGGGTCGTTTTGCTTGGAGACCTGTAGTTCCGGTATTGTCATGAAATACCAAGACCAACACTTTATTAATATCAGCCCTAAAAATATCGAGGACAAATTTGTCGGTGAAATTTTGCCGATAATTCAAAATAGTAATTTACCATTGAATTCATAA
- a CDS encoding Ni/Fe hydrogenase subunit alpha: MAKTVVIDPVTRIEGHAKISIYLDDAGEVEDARFHVVEFRGFEKFCEGRPMFEMAGITARICGICPVSHLLAAAKTGDKILAVKVPPAGEKLRRMMNLAQLTQSHALSFFHLSSPDFLLGWDSDPAKRNVFGLIAADPDLARAGIRLRQFGQTVIELLGARKIHAAWAVPGGVRSPLSQDGLEWIKDRLPEARQTTELALNLLKRLLDSNLASEVDIFGKFPSLFMGLVAPNGNWEHYGGHLRFIDSDGNIVADGLSEDNYQDYLGEAVENWSYLKFPYYKPLGYPDGIYRVGPLARLNVCDQIGTTDADRELREFRDRAGGRVATSSFFYHYARLVEIMACIEAIEALVEDPDITSPRVRADAGINNLEGVGVSEAPRGTLFHHYKVNENGLIEKVNLIIATGQNNLAMNKTVTQIAKHYIHGNEIPEGLLNRVEAGIRCFDPCLSCSTHAVGQMPLHIELLKPDGTIVDEVYRN, from the coding sequence ATGGCTAAGACAGTTGTTATTGATCCAGTGACCCGCATTGAGGGTCATGCGAAAATTTCCATATATTTGGATGATGCGGGAGAGGTGGAAGATGCCCGATTTCATGTGGTAGAATTTCGGGGTTTTGAAAAGTTCTGCGAAGGACGACCAATGTTTGAAATGGCCGGAATTACTGCCCGTATTTGCGGGATTTGTCCGGTGAGTCACCTCTTAGCAGCCGCTAAAACGGGGGATAAAATTCTGGCGGTAAAAGTGCCACCAGCCGGGGAAAAATTGCGGCGGATGATGAATTTAGCCCAGTTAACTCAGTCCCATGCTTTGAGTTTTTTCCACCTCAGTAGCCCCGATTTTCTGTTGGGTTGGGATAGTGACCCCGCCAAAAGAAATGTATTCGGATTAATTGCCGCTGATCCAGATTTGGCTAGGGCGGGTATTCGTCTGCGCCAGTTTGGTCAGACCGTGATTGAACTATTGGGCGCACGGAAAATTCACGCGGCTTGGGCGGTTCCTGGAGGAGTGCGATCGCCTCTTTCCCAAGACGGTTTGGAATGGATAAAAGACCGCCTCCCAGAAGCGCGCCAAACTACCGAATTAGCCTTAAATCTATTAAAGCGTCTCCTCGATAGTAACTTGGCTTCTGAGGTCGATATATTTGGGAAATTCCCCTCTCTATTTATGGGGTTAGTCGCCCCTAATGGTAATTGGGAACACTATGGCGGACATCTGCGCTTTATCGATAGTGACGGTAATATTGTCGCTGATGGTTTGAGTGAGGATAATTACCAAGACTATTTGGGTGAGGCTGTGGAAAATTGGTCTTATCTCAAATTCCCCTATTATAAACCTCTCGGATATCCTGATGGTATTTATCGGGTAGGACCTTTGGCGCGGCTGAATGTCTGTGATCAAATTGGAACTACCGATGCTGATCGGGAATTGCGGGAATTTCGCGATCGCGCTGGTGGTCGGGTTGCTACTTCTTCCTTCTTCTACCATTACGCCCGTCTCGTCGAAATTATGGCTTGTATTGAGGCGATCGAGGCTTTGGTAGAAGACCCTGATATTACCTCCCCCCGCGTTCGCGCTGATGCCGGAATTAACAACTTGGAAGGGGTGGGAGTTAGTGAAGCCCCTCGCGGCACTCTATTTCACCATTATAAAGTCAATGAAAATGGCTTAATTGAAAAGGTGAACTTGATTATTGCCACCGGACAAAATAACTTGGCAATGAATAAAACTGTTACCCAAATTGCCAAGCACTATATCCATGGTAATGAAATTCCAGAAGGCTTGTTAAACCGAGTTGAAGCTGGAATTCGCTGTTTTGACCCTTGTTTAAGTTGTTCAACTCATGCTGTTGGTCAAATGCCACTACATATTGAGTTACTTAAACCTGATGGCACAATTGTTGATGAGGTTTATCGTAATTAA
- a CDS encoding oxidoreductase, whose translation MEKIRFATVWLAGCSGCHMSFLDLDEWLIELSEKVEVVYSPVGCDLKEYPENVDVCLVEGGIANEDNLELIKEVRSRTKLLISFGDCAVTANVPAMRNMLGSTDHVLKRCYLELGDFTPQLPREPGIVPELLERVTPVHEVVDVDIFMPGCPPSADRIKATLAPLVEGKMPKMEGREMIKFG comes from the coding sequence ATGGAAAAGATAAGATTTGCTACGGTTTGGTTAGCAGGATGTTCCGGTTGCCATATGTCTTTTTTAGACCTGGATGAATGGCTGATTGAACTATCGGAAAAAGTCGAAGTGGTTTACTCCCCGGTAGGTTGTGACCTGAAAGAATATCCCGAAAATGTTGATGTTTGTTTGGTCGAGGGTGGTATCGCTAACGAAGATAACCTGGAACTAATTAAAGAAGTGCGATCGCGCACCAAACTCTTGATTTCTTTTGGAGATTGTGCCGTAACTGCTAATGTTCCCGCCATGCGGAATATGTTGGGTAGCACCGATCATGTACTCAAACGCTGCTATTTGGAACTAGGGGATTTTACCCCACAACTTCCCAGAGAACCCGGTATTGTTCCTGAATTACTGGAACGTGTGACTCCAGTGCATGAAGTCGTCGATGTTGATATTTTTATGCCGGGATGTCCCCCTAGTGCCGATCGCATTAAGGCTACCCTCGCGCCTTTGGTGGAAGGGAAAATGCCGAAAATGGAAGGGCGAGAAATGATTAAGTTTGGCTAA
- the hoxU gene encoding bidirectional hydrogenase complex protein HoxU, with product MSVVTLKIDGIDVAIEQGSSILEAAKEAGVRIPTLCHLDGISDVGACRLCLVEIAGINKLLPSCVTTVAEGMEVCTNSPQIKEYRKMVVEMLFAEGNHVCAVCVANENCELQDVAVEVGMDHSRFTYRFPQREVDISHPQFGIDHNRCILCTRCQRVCDEIEGAHVWDVAFRGPAAKMITGLNQPWGAVDACTSCGKCVDACPTGSIFRKGATVAEMTRDRAKLEFLVNAREKHEWKR from the coding sequence ATGTCCGTTGTCACCTTAAAAATTGATGGCATTGATGTGGCGATCGAACAAGGATCGAGCATTTTAGAAGCCGCTAAAGAGGCGGGGGTCAGAATACCAACTCTCTGCCATTTGGATGGTATTTCTGATGTGGGTGCTTGTCGCTTATGTCTGGTGGAAATTGCCGGAATTAATAAACTTTTGCCCTCCTGTGTAACTACCGTTGCGGAAGGGATGGAAGTTTGCACTAATAGCCCCCAGATTAAAGAATATCGCAAAATGGTTGTGGAAATGCTATTTGCGGAAGGCAACCATGTTTGTGCCGTTTGTGTGGCTAATGAAAACTGCGAATTGCAAGATGTCGCCGTTGAAGTAGGTATGGATCATAGCCGCTTTACCTACCGTTTCCCACAGCGAGAAGTTGATATCTCTCACCCTCAATTTGGTATTGATCACAACCGCTGTATTCTCTGTACTCGCTGTCAAAGAGTATGTGATGAAATTGAAGGCGCTCATGTTTGGGATGTGGCTTTTCGCGGCCCGGCTGCTAAAATGATTACAGGACTTAATCAACCTTGGGGGGCTGTCGATGCCTGTACTTCCTGCGGTAAGTGTGTTGATGCTTGTCCGACGGGTTCCATTTTCCGTAAAGGTGCGACGGTCGCCGAAATGACTCGCGATCGCGCTAAATTAGAATTCTTAGTTAATGCACGGGAGAAACACGAATGGAAAAGATAA